In a single window of the Hippocampus zosterae strain Florida chromosome 6, ASM2543408v3, whole genome shotgun sequence genome:
- the LOC127602049 gene encoding protein limb expression 1-like isoform X1, giving the protein MNKVGDEDSIMSYLSKSYVDFSPKDFNVVAMLHNFWEQKAVGYMDGSSTGSDASVGDPAGQMETLILYESAASPGPPFVCYVTLPGGSCFGNYKLCNTQAEARRDAARVALMNSLVNELPCRRICPQFIAQSLQQATKDSDVSIEDAKDSSTHIGTYSLLLHSYMGRTMLEFQEMMTVFQLLHWNGTLKALRERQFSRQSVIAYYTQRGLDEYMRSSMALDWLGREQRSPGQLGQELQAAQKELLLARRRGIELRFYKEKTGILTLALSQAYIHHTPKIHSQAHESKKEELPLQIMCSHGREVSITPSCGPSPPFYEHTNPAICENSGGNIPTDCYPNLLAFHSHACTKPEFT; this is encoded by the exons ATGAATAAAGTGGGAGATGAGGACAGCATCATGTCCTACTTGTCAAAGAGCTACGTCGATTTCAGCCCTAAAGACT TCAATGTAGTAGCCATGCTCCATAACTTCTGGGAACAGAAGGCGGTGGGTTACATGGATGGCTCTTCCACTGGATCAGATGCTTCTGTTGGGGATCCAGCGGGCCAGATGGAGACCCTGATCCTGTATGAATCTGCTGCTTCCCCCGGTCCGCCGTTTGTCTGCTACGTCACACTGCCAGGAGGAAGTTGCTTTGGGAACTATAAG CTGTGCAACACTCAGGCAGAGGCTCGTCGAGACGCCGCCCGAGTAGCCCTGATGAACTCGCTTGTCAATGAGCTGCCTTGTCGACGCATCTGCCCTCAGTTCATCGCTCAGAGTCTACAGCAAGCCACCAAAGACAGTGAT GTTTCTATAGAAGATGCAAAAGATTCAAGCACGCATATAGGAACATACAGTCTGCTTCTCCACTCTTACATGGGAAGGACCATGCTGGAATTCCAG GAGATGATGACGGTTTTTCAGTTGCTGCACTGGAATGGAACACTAAAAGCTCTGAGAGAGAGACAGTTCTCTCGTCAG AGCGTGATTGCTTATTACACCCAGCGTGGTCTTGACGAGTATATGCGCAGCAGCATGGCTTTGGATTGGCTCGGGCGGGAACAGAGGTCACCGGGCCAACTGGGGCAGGAGCTGCAGGCAGCGCAAAAGGAGCTGCTGCTTGCCCGACGTCGAGGCATCGAGCTGCGTTTCTACAAAGAGAAGACGGGCATCCTCACCTTGGCTCTCAGTCAAGCATATATTCACCACACACCTAAGATCCACAGCCAGGCACATGAGAGCAAGAAGGAAGAACTCCCCTTGCAAATAATGTGCTCCCATGGTAGAGAGGTGTCGATAACGCCATCCTGCGGTCCATCACCACCCTTCTATGAACACACAAATCCAGCAATTTGTGAAAATAGTGGCGGGAACATTCCCACTGATTGTTATCCCAACCTGCTAGCTTTTCACTCGCATGCATGCACTAAACCAGAATTTACTTGA
- the LOC127602049 gene encoding protein limb expression 1-like isoform X2, protein MNKVGDEDSIMSYLSKSYVDFSPKDFNVVAMLHNFWEQKAVGYMDGSSTGSDASVGDPAGQMETLILYESAASPGPPFVCYVTLPGGSCFGNYKAEARRDAARVALMNSLVNELPCRRICPQFIAQSLQQATKDSDVSIEDAKDSSTHIGTYSLLLHSYMGRTMLEFQEMMTVFQLLHWNGTLKALRERQFSRQSVIAYYTQRGLDEYMRSSMALDWLGREQRSPGQLGQELQAAQKELLLARRRGIELRFYKEKTGILTLALSQAYIHHTPKIHSQAHESKKEELPLQIMCSHGREVSITPSCGPSPPFYEHTNPAICENSGGNIPTDCYPNLLAFHSHACTKPEFT, encoded by the exons ATGAATAAAGTGGGAGATGAGGACAGCATCATGTCCTACTTGTCAAAGAGCTACGTCGATTTCAGCCCTAAAGACT TCAATGTAGTAGCCATGCTCCATAACTTCTGGGAACAGAAGGCGGTGGGTTACATGGATGGCTCTTCCACTGGATCAGATGCTTCTGTTGGGGATCCAGCGGGCCAGATGGAGACCCTGATCCTGTATGAATCTGCTGCTTCCCCCGGTCCGCCGTTTGTCTGCTACGTCACACTGCCAGGAGGAAGTTGCTTTGGGAACTATAAG GCAGAGGCTCGTCGAGACGCCGCCCGAGTAGCCCTGATGAACTCGCTTGTCAATGAGCTGCCTTGTCGACGCATCTGCCCTCAGTTCATCGCTCAGAGTCTACAGCAAGCCACCAAAGACAGTGAT GTTTCTATAGAAGATGCAAAAGATTCAAGCACGCATATAGGAACATACAGTCTGCTTCTCCACTCTTACATGGGAAGGACCATGCTGGAATTCCAG GAGATGATGACGGTTTTTCAGTTGCTGCACTGGAATGGAACACTAAAAGCTCTGAGAGAGAGACAGTTCTCTCGTCAG AGCGTGATTGCTTATTACACCCAGCGTGGTCTTGACGAGTATATGCGCAGCAGCATGGCTTTGGATTGGCTCGGGCGGGAACAGAGGTCACCGGGCCAACTGGGGCAGGAGCTGCAGGCAGCGCAAAAGGAGCTGCTGCTTGCCCGACGTCGAGGCATCGAGCTGCGTTTCTACAAAGAGAAGACGGGCATCCTCACCTTGGCTCTCAGTCAAGCATATATTCACCACACACCTAAGATCCACAGCCAGGCACATGAGAGCAAGAAGGAAGAACTCCCCTTGCAAATAATGTGCTCCCATGGTAGAGAGGTGTCGATAACGCCATCCTGCGGTCCATCACCACCCTTCTATGAACACACAAATCCAGCAATTTGTGAAAATAGTGGCGGGAACATTCCCACTGATTGTTATCCCAACCTGCTAGCTTTTCACTCGCATGCATGCACTAAACCAGAATTTACTTGA